The following proteins come from a genomic window of Terriglobales bacterium:
- a CDS encoding EutN/CcmL family microcompartment protein, translated as MILARVVGTVVATRKDERLEGRKLLVCRPVNPSGEPDGSNYIISVDTVGAGFHETVLLVGGSSARMAAGLKESPIDSAIVGIVDTVRTDTEDEQHMAAAGPAKGKR; from the coding sequence ATGATCCTGGCTCGCGTAGTCGGCACCGTGGTGGCCACGCGCAAAGACGAGCGCCTGGAAGGCCGCAAGCTCTTGGTGTGCCGGCCGGTCAATCCCTCGGGTGAGCCGGATGGTTCCAACTACATCATCTCCGTGGACACCGTGGGCGCCGGCTTCCATGAGACCGTGCTGCTGGTGGGCGGCTCCTCCGCCCGCATGGCCGCCGGCCTGAAGGAATCCCCTATCGATAGCGCCATTGTGGGCATTGTGGACACCGTGCGCACCGACACGGAAGACGAGCAACACATGGCCGCCGCCGGCCCGGCCAAAGGCAAACGCTGA
- the eutM gene encoding ethanolamine utilization microcompartment protein EutM, with translation MGEALGMIETRGLVAMIEASDAMVKAAKVTLVGWEKIGSGYVTAMVRGDVAAVKAATDAGAAAARRVGELIAVHVIPRPHASLEDVLPIGRSGKSAAA, from the coding sequence ATGGGCGAAGCACTGGGGATGATTGAGACGCGGGGGCTGGTGGCGATGATTGAGGCCTCCGACGCCATGGTGAAGGCGGCCAAGGTAACGCTGGTAGGCTGGGAGAAGATCGGCTCTGGCTACGTGACCGCCATGGTGCGCGGGGACGTGGCCGCGGTGAAAGCCGCCACGGACGCCGGTGCTGCCGCCGCTCGCCGCGTGGGCGAGTTGATCGCGGTACACGTGATTCCGCGGCCGCATGCCAGCCTGGAAGACGTGCTGCCGATCGGCCGCTCCGGCAAGAGCGCGGCCGCCTAA